AGTAGGTGAAATGCGTTTCGTAGCCCTTGCTTACCAATAGGCGAATCACTTTTTCGCCAATTCCTTTTCCGCCACCGGTTACTAATATTCTTTTTTTATTATTCATGTTCGGCTCGGTTGCTTATATCGGAACGGGCGAGCTTAGCGTTTCGGTTGTTTTGGGTAGGTAGGATCAAACTTGATGTAGAACTGATTTTTCAGATGCTGCCAATGATTGTTCTTGTTGTGTTGCACGGCAGGGCAGCAGGTTAAAGGCGGCTGGTTCCAAGTCCCCTGTCACACCCCCTTCATCCCCGCTGACTAAGGTTGCCTTTTGACCATTGTCAGGGAGTCACCATGAGCGAGATCAACCTCGGCCGTCGTCGGATCATGCAAATCGCCGGGGCGGGGCTGTTGCTGCCGAGTCTGGCGCCGGCGGTGATTGCGTCGGTCAAGGATCGGCCGCAGCTCACCGATGGGGTGCAGTCCGGGGATCTGCTGGGGGATAAGGCGATGATCTGGAGCCGCAGCGATCGACCGGCGCGGATGGTGGTGGAGTGGGACACGCGAAGCATGTTCAGCAACCCTCGGCGTTTCATCTCGCCCCTGGCCGATGCGCGGACCGACTTCACGGCGCGGGTGGAGTTGACCGGGTTGCCGGCCGATCAGGCGATCTTCTATCGGGTGACCTTCGAGGATGCGCAATCCGGTGTGGCCAGTGAGCCGTGGTTCGGCCATTTGCGCAGTGCGCCGTCGCAACGCCGGGACATCCGTTTTGTCTGGAGCGGCGACACGGTGGGCCAGGGCTTCGGCATCAACCCGGACATCGGTGGCATGCGCATTTATGAGGCCATGCGCCTGCGTTTGCCGGACTTCTTTATCCACAGCGGCGACACCATTTACGCCGACGGCCCGGTGCCGGCGCAGTTGACCGTGGAGGACGGGCGCGTCTGGCGCAATATCACCACCGAGGCCAAGAGCAAGGTGGCTGAAACCCTCGATGAATATCGGGGCAATTACCGCTACAACCTGATGGACGACAACCTGCGTCGCTTCAACGCCGAGGTGCCGCAGATCTGGCAGTGGGACGACCACGAGGTGGTCAACAACTGGTCGCCCGGCAAGCAGTTGGACGAGCGCTACGCGGTCAAGGACATCCAGACCCTGGTGGGCCGCGCGCGGCAGGCGTGGCTTGAGTATGCGCCGATGCGTCGGCAGAGCGCCGATGGCGGCGGGCGGATTTACCGCAAGCTCAGCTATGGGCCGCTGCTGGATGTGTTCGTGCTGGACATGCGCAGTTATCGCGGGGCCAACGATGACAACCTTGGTGGCGAGAAGCCCTTCCTGGGCCGCGAGCAGCTGGATTGGTTGAAGCGTGAACTCAAGGATTCGCAGGCCCAGTGGAAAGTGGTGGCGGCGGACATGCCCATTGGCCTGGGTGTACCGGATGGCGAGGTCAGCCCGGGCGTGGCGCGCTGGGAGGCGATTGCCAACGGCGACCCGGGACCGGCCCAGGGGCGTGAGCTGGAGATTGCCGAATTGCTGGCGCATCTGCGCAAGCATCAGGTTCGCAACCATGTGTGGCTGACGGCGGACGTGCATTACTGTGCGGCTCACCATTACCACCCGGATCGCGCGGCGTTCCAGGATTTCGAGCCGTTCTGGGAGTTTGTTGCCGGCCCCCTGAATGCCGGGAGTTTCGGGCCCAATGTGCTGGACAAGACCTTCGGCCCGGAAGTGGTGTTCCAGAAGGCGCCACCCGCGCAGAACACCTCGCCCTTTGCCGGTTTTCAGTTCTTTGGCGAAGTGCAGATCGACGGGCAGACGGCGGAGCTGAAGGTGATCCTGCGGGACCTGGATGGCGTGGCGGTGTACGAACACAACCTTCAACCGGTGTAACCCTCCTCGCCAGCCCCCCCGTCCCGTAGGAGCCGGCTTGCCGGCGAAGAGGCCCTTGAGCCTTGCGCCGTTCTGACGGGCGCCTTCGCTGGCAAGCCAGCTC
This genomic stretch from Pseudomonas sp. Os17 harbors:
- a CDS encoding alkaline phosphatase D family protein, which codes for MSEINLGRRRIMQIAGAGLLLPSLAPAVIASVKDRPQLTDGVQSGDLLGDKAMIWSRSDRPARMVVEWDTRSMFSNPRRFISPLADARTDFTARVELTGLPADQAIFYRVTFEDAQSGVASEPWFGHLRSAPSQRRDIRFVWSGDTVGQGFGINPDIGGMRIYEAMRLRLPDFFIHSGDTIYADGPVPAQLTVEDGRVWRNITTEAKSKVAETLDEYRGNYRYNLMDDNLRRFNAEVPQIWQWDDHEVVNNWSPGKQLDERYAVKDIQTLVGRARQAWLEYAPMRRQSADGGGRIYRKLSYGPLLDVFVLDMRSYRGANDDNLGGEKPFLGREQLDWLKRELKDSQAQWKVVAADMPIGLGVPDGEVSPGVARWEAIANGDPGPAQGRELEIAELLAHLRKHQVRNHVWLTADVHYCAAHHYHPDRAAFQDFEPFWEFVAGPLNAGSFGPNVLDKTFGPEVVFQKAPPAQNTSPFAGFQFFGEVQIDGQTAELKVILRDLDGVAVYEHNLQPV